From the Macaca nemestrina isolate mMacNem1 chromosome 7, mMacNem.hap1, whole genome shotgun sequence genome, one window contains:
- the LOC105489849 gene encoding DNA-binding protein RFX7, producing MAEEQQQPPPQQPDAHQQLPPSAPNSGVALPALVPGLPGTEASALQHKIKNSICKTVQSKVDCILQEVEKFTDLEKLYLYLQLPSGLSNGEKSDQNAMSSSRAQQMHAFSWIRNTLEEHPETSLPKQEVYDEYKSYCDNLGYHPLSAADFGKIMKNVFPNMKARRLGTRGKSKYCYSGLRKKAFVHMPTLPNLDFHKTGDGLEGAEPSGQLQNIDEEVIASACRLVCEWAQKVLSQPFDTVLELARFLVKSHYIGTKSMAALTVMAAAPPGIKGITQPSAFIPTAESNSFQPQVKTLPSPIDAKQQLQRKIQKKQQEQKLQSPLPGESAAKKSESATSNGVTNLPNGNPSILSPQPIGIVVAAVPSPIPVQRTRQLVTSPSPMSSSDGKVLPLNVQVVTQHMQSVKQAPKTPQNVPASPGGDRSARHRYPQILPKPANTSALTIRSPTTVLFTSSPIKTAVVPASHMSSLNVVKMTTISLTPSNSNTPLKHSASVSSATGTAEESRSVPQIKNGSVVSLQSPGSRTSSAGGTSAVEVKVEPETSSDEHPVQCQENSDEAKAPQTPSALLGQKSNTDGVLQKPSNEGVIEIKATKVCDQRTKCKSRCNEILPGTSTGNNQSTITLSVASQNLTFTSTSSPSNGDSINKDPKLCTKSPRKRLSSTLQETQVPPVKKPIVEQLSAATIEGQKQGSVKKDQKVPHSGKTEGSTAGAQIPSKVSVNVSSHIGANQPLNSSTLVISDSALEQQTTPSSSPDIKVKLEGSVFLLDSDSKSVGSFNPNGWQQITKDSELISASCEQQQAISVMTIPEHSDINDLEKSVWELEGMPQDTYSQQLHSQIQESSLNQIQAHSSDQLPLQSELKEFEPSVSQTNESYFPFDDELTQDSIVEELVLMEQQMSMNNSHSYGNCLGMTLQSQSVTPGAPMSSHTSSTHFYHPIHSNGTPIHTPTPTPTPTPTPTPTPTPTSEMIAGSQSLSRESPCSRLAQTTPVDSALGSSRHTPIGTPHSNCSSSVPPSPVECRNPFAFTPISSSMAYHDASIVSSSPVKPMQRPMATHPDKTKLEWMNNGYSGVGNSSVSGHGILPSYQELVEDRFRKPHAFAVPGQSYQSQSRHHDTHFGRLTPVSPVQHQGATVNNTNKQEGFAVPAPLDNKGTNSSASSNFRCRSVSPAVHRQRNLSGSTLYPVSNIPRSNVTPFGSPVTPEVVFTNVHTDACANNIAQRSQSVPLTVMMQTAFPNALQKQANSKKITNVLLSKLDSDNDDAVRGLGMNNLPSNYTARMNLTQILEPSTVFPSANPQNMIDSSTSVYEFQTPSYLTKSNSTDQINFSPGDNQAQSEIGEQQLDFNSTVKDLLSGDSLQTNQQLVGQVASDLTNTASDFSSDIRLSSELSGSINDLNTLDPNLLFDPGRQQGQDDEATLEELKNDPLFQQICSESMNSMTSSGFEWIESKDHPTVEMLG from the exons GAGCTATTGTGACAATCTTGGTTACCATCCATTAAGTGCTGCTGATTTTGGAAAGATCATGAAAAACGTCTTTCCAAACATGAAGGCACGTCGTTTGGGCACAAGAGGCAAATCTAA ATATTGCTACAGTGGACtaagaaaaaaagcttttgttCATATGCCAACACTGCCCAACCTTGACTTTCACAAAACTGGAGATGGG TTGGAAGGAGCTGAACCTTCTGGGCAGCTTCAAAATATTGATGAAGAAGTTATCGCTTCTGCTTGCCGTCTTGTGTGTGAGTGGGCCCAGAAAGTGTTAAGCCAACCATTTGACACTGTCTTGGAATTAGCCCGCTTCCTTGTAAAAAGTCACTATATAGGCACCAAGTCAATGGCAGCTCTAACTGTAATGGCAGCAGCACCACCAG gAATTAAAGGAATTACCCAGCCTTCTGCTTTTATACCAACAGCTGAAAGTAATTCCTTTCAGCCTCAGGTGAAGACTTTGCCATCTCCAATTGATGCTAAACAGCAGTTGCAACGGAAAATCCAGAAGAAGCAGCAAGAACAGAAACTACAATCCCCTTTGCCAGGAGAATCCGCagcaaaaaaatcagaaagtgcTACAAGCAATGGAGTAACGAATCTTCCTAATGGAAATCCTTCAATCCTTTCTCCTCAACCTATTGGTATCGTTGTGGCAGCTGTCCCTAGTCCCATTCCG GTCCAGCGGACTAGGCAATTGGTAACTTCACCGAGTCCAATGAGTTCTTCTGACGGCAAAGTTCTTCCCCTCAATGTACAGGTGGTCACTCAGCACATGCAGTCTGTGAAACAGGCACCAAAGACTCCCCAGAACGTTCCAGCCAGTCCTGGTGGGGATCGTTCTGCCCGGCACCGTTACCCTCAGATCTTACCCAAACCAGCCAACACCAGTGCACTCACCATTCGCTCTCCAACTACTGTCCTCTTTACTAGTAGTCCCATCAAAACTGCCGTTGTACCCGCTTCACACATGAGTTCTCTAAACGTGGTGAAAATGACAACAATATCCCTCACACCCAGCAACAGTAACACCCCGCTTAAACATTCTGCCTCAGTCAGCAGTGCTACAGGAACGGCAGAAGAATCAAGGAGTGTTCCACAGATCAAGAATGGTTCTGTCGTGTCACTTCAGTCTCCTGGGTCCAGAACCAGCAGTGCGGGGGGAACATCTGCTGTGGAAGTCAAAGTGGAACCCGAAACATCATCAGATGAGCATCCTGTACAGTGCCAAGAGAACTCTGATGAGGCTAAAGCTCCCCAAACACCTAGTGCCCTTTTGGGGCAGAAAAGTAATACAGACGGAGTACTGCAGAAACCTTCAAATGAAGGtgtcattgaaataaaagcaactAAGGTCTGTGACCAGAGGACCAAATGTAAAAGTCGCTGTAATGAAATTCTGCCAGGCACGTCAACAGGCAATAATCAGAGCACTATCACTCTATCAGTTGCTTCTCAGAACTTAACTTTCACCAGCACCAGTTCACCATCTAATGGTGACTCAATCAATAAAGACCCTAAATTATGCACTAAAAGTCCAAGAAAACGACTGTCTTCTACATTGCAAGAGACCCAGGTGCCTCCTGTAAAGAAACCAATTGTGGAACAGCTTTCAGCAGCTACCATAGAAGGGCAGAAACAAGGCAGTGTTAAGAAGGACCAAAAGGTTCCACATTCAGGGAAAACAGAAGGTTCAACAGCAGGTGCTCAGATTCCTAGCAAGGTATCAGTAAATGTCAGTTCACACATAGGAGCAAATCAACCCTTGAATTCTTCTACCCTTGTTATCAGTGATTCAGCTTTGGAACAGCAAACAACCCCGTCATCATCTCCAGATATAAAAGTAAAACTTGAAGGAAGTGTCTTTCTCTTGGACAGTGATTCAAAGTCAGTTGGCAGCTTTAATCCAAATGGATGGCAACAAATCACTAAGGATTCTGAGTTGATATCTGCCAGCTGTGAACAACAGCAAGCTATCAGTGTTATGACAATTCCTGAGCACTCTGATATCAATGACTTAGAGAAGTCTGTGTGGGAATTAGAAGGAATGCCACAGGACACATATAGCCAGCAGCTACATAGCCAGATACAGGAATCTTCTTTAAATCAAATACAAGCACATTCTTCAGATCAGTTACCTCTGCAATCTGAACTGAAGGAGTTTGAACCTTCTGTTTCCCAGACAAATGAAAGCTACTTTCCTTTTGATGATGAACTTACACAAGATAGTATTGTGGAAGAGCTGGTGCTTATGGAGCAGCAAATGTCAATGAACAATTCTCATTCTTACGGCAACTGTTTGGGAATGACCCTTCAGAGTCAGTCAGTAACTCCAGGAGCTCCAATGTCATCTCACACCTCCAGCACCCACTTCTATCATCCAATCCACAGCAATGGCACTCCAATCCACACACCCACACCTACACCCACACCCACTCCTActccaaccccaaccccaaccccaacatcTGAAATGATTGCTGGATCTCAGAGTCTATCACGGGAGAGCCCTTGCTCCAGGCTAGCCCAGACTACACCTGTGGATAGTGCTTTAGGAAGTAGCCGACATACACCCATTGGTACTCCACATTCTAACTGCAGCAGTAGTGTCCCCCCCAGCCCTGTTGAATGCAGGAATCCATTTGCATTTACTCCAATAAGCTCCAGTATGGCATATCATGATGCCAGCATTGTCTCAAGTAGTCCTGTGAAACCGATGCAAAGACCCATGGCCACACACCCTGACAAAACCAAGCTTGAATGGATGAATAATGGGTATAGTGGGGTTGGTAATTCATCAGTTTCGGGCCATGGTATTCTCCCAAGCTATCAGGAACTAGTGGAAGACCGTTTCAGGAAACCTCATGCTTTTGCTGTGCCTGGACAGTCTTATCAGTCTCAATCCAGACATCATGACACTCATTTTGGTCGTTTGACTCCTGTCTCTCCTGTGCAGCATCAAGGTGCCACTGTAAATAACACCAACAAACAGGAGGGTTTTGCAGTCCCTGCCCCTCTTGATAATAAGGGAACTAATTCGTCTGCCAGCAGCAACTTCAGATGCCGGAGTGTGAGCCCTGCTGTTCATCGCCAACGTAATCTTAGTGGAAGCACCCTCTATCCAGTATCTAATATCCCACGATCTAATGTGACCCCCTTTGGAAGTCCAGTTACCCCAGAAGTTGTTTTCACAAATGTTCACACAGATGCATGTGCCAACAACATAGCTCAAAGAAGCCAGTCAGTTCCATTGACAGTCATGATGCAGACAGCCTTCCCAAACGCTCTTCAGAAGCAAGCAAACAGTAAAAAAATAACCAATGTTTTGTTGAGTAAACTTGATTCTGACAATGATGATGCAGTGAGAGGTTTGGGAATGAACAACCTGCCCTCTAATTATACAGCCCGGATGAATCTCACTCAGATTTTGGAACCTTCCACTGTTTTTCCTAGTGCCAACCCACAAAATATGATTGATTCCAGCACTTCTGTTTATGAATTCCAAACACCATCTTACCTCACCAAAAGTAATAGCACCGATCAGATCAATTTTTCTCCTGGAGATAATCAAGCACAATCAGAAATTGGAGAGCAGCAGTTAGATTTCAATAGCACTGTTAAAGACCTGTTGAGTGGAGACAGCTTGCAAACCAACCAGCAGCTGGTAGGTCAGGTAGCATCTGATCTCACTAATACTGCATCTGATTTCTCTAGTGATATCAGGTTGTCTTCTGAGCTCTCAGGCAGCATCAATGATTTGAACACTTTAGACCCAAATCTACTGTTTGATCCAGGTCGTCAGCAGGGACAAGATGATGAAGCTACACTGGAAGAATTAAAGAATGACCCATTATTTCAACAAATTTGCAGTGAATCCATGAATTCTATGACTTCATCAGGTTTTGAATGGATAGAAAGCAAGGACCATCCTACTGTTGAAATGTTGGGTTAA